DNA from Pseudocitrobacter corydidari:
GGTTTGCCGGATGAACGTCGTCTGGTCCTGCCGGATGACTGGCCGGACGAACTCTATCCGCTGCGTAAAGACAGCATGGATTACCGTCAGCGCCCGGCGCCGACCACCGATGCCGAAACCTACGAGTTCATCAACGAACTGGGCAGCAAAAAGAACAACGTGGTGCCGATTGGCCCACTGCACGTGACTTCCGATGAACCGGGCCACTTCCGTCTGTTTGTTGACGGCGAAAACATTATCGACGCCGACTACCGTCTGTTCTACGTCCACCGTGGCATGGAAAAGCTGGCGGAAACCCGCATGGGCTACAACGAAGTTACCTTCCTGTCGGATCGCGTCTGCGGTATCTGCGGCTTCGCCCACAGTACGGCGTACACTACCTCCGTTGAGAATGCGATGGGCATCGTGGTGCCGGAACGTGCGCAGATGATCCGCGCCATTCTGCTGGAAGTGGAACGCCTGCACTCGCACCTGCTGAACCTCGGCCTGGCCTGCCACTTCACCGGCTTCGACTCCGGCTTTATGCAGTTCTTCCGCGTGCGTGAGACCTCCATGAAAATGGCGGAAATTCTCACCGGGGCGCGTAAAACCTACGGCCTGAACCTGATTGGCGGCATTCGTCGCGACCTGTTGAAAGATGACATGATCCAGACCCGCCAGCTGGCGCAGCAGATGCGCCGCGACGTGCAGGAGCTGGTGGACGTGCTGCTGAGCACCCCGAACATGGAACAGCGCACCGTCGGCATTGGTCGTCTCGACCCGGAAATCGCCCGCGACTTCAGTAACGTCGGCCCGATGGTTCGCGCCAGCGGCCACGCGCGCGACACCCGCGCCGATCACCCGTTTGTCGGTTATGGCCTGCTGCCGATGGAAGTCCACAGCGAGCAGGGTTGTGACGTGATTTCGCGCCTGAAAGTGCGTATCAATGAAGTGTTTACCGCGCTGAATATGATTGATTTCGGTCTCGATAACCTGCCTGGCGGCCCGCTGGCGGTGGAAGGCTTTACCTACATTCCGCATCGCTTCGCCCTTGGCTTTGCCGAAGCGCCGCGCGGCGACGATATCCACTGGAGCATGACCGGCGACAACCAGAAACTCTACCGCTGGCGCTGCCGTGCGGCGACCTACGCCAACTGGCCGACCCTGCGTTACATGCTTCGCGGTAACACCGTTTCCGATGCGCCGCTGATTATCGGTAGCCTCGACCCTTGCTACTCCTGTACCGACCGCATGACCGTGGTTGATGTGCGTAAGAAGAAAAGCAAAGTGGTGCCGTACAAAGAACTTGAGCGCTACAGCATCGAGCGTAAAAACTCGCCGCTGAAATAAGGAATCGCCATGTTTACCTTTATCAAAAAAGTGATCAAAACCGGTACGACCACGTCGTCGTATCCGCTGGAGCCGCTGCCGGTTGATAAAAACTTCCGTGGCAAACCGGAACATAATCCGCAGCAATGTGTGGGCTGTGCGGCCTGCGTGAACGCGTGCCCCTCCAACGCGCTGACAGTGGAAACGGATTTAGCCACCAATCAACTGGCGTGGCAATTCAACCTGGGCCGCTGCATTTTCTGTGGCCGCTGTGAAGAAGTGTGCCCCACAGCGGCAATTAAACTGTCGCAGGAGTACGAACTGGCGGTGTGGAAAAAAGAGGACTTCTTACAGCAGTCGCGCTTTGACATCTGCAACTGCCGCGTTTGTCAGCGTCCGTTCGCGGTGCAAAAAGAGATCGACTATGCCATTGCGATCCTCAAGCACAACGGCGACAGCCGCGCGGAGAAACATCGCGAAAGCTTCGAAACCTGCCCGGAATGCAAACGCCAGAAATGCCTGGTGCCGTCCGACCGTATTGAACTGACTCGCCATATGAAAGAGGCCAGCTGATGAGCGCTTTAATAGGCCCACGTGATGATAACGGCATGCCGGTGCCGATGACGGTGGAAGAGTCCATCGCCAGTATGAAAACGGCGTTACTGAAAAACATCAAACGTTCCGCGTATGTTTACCGCGTCGACTGCGGCGGCTGTAACGGCTGCGAAATCGAGATTTTCGCCACACTTTCGCCGCTGTTCGATGCTGAACGCTTCGGCATTAAAGTTGTGCCGTCGCCGCGTCATGCAGACATCCTGCTGTTCACTGGCGCAGTCACCCGCGCCATGCGTTCCCCGGCGCTGCGTGCCTGGCAATCCGCGCCGGACCCGAAAATCTGTATCTCTTACGGTGCCTGCGGCAACAGCGGCGGCATCTTCCACGACCTGTACTGCGTCTGGGGCGGCACCGACAAAATCGTGCCGGTGGATGTCTACATCCCAGGCTGCCCGCCGACGCCTGCCGCCACGCTGTATGGCTTTGCGATGGCGCTCGGCCTGCTGGAGCAGAAAATCCACGCCCGCGCGCCGGGTGAACTGGATGCACAACCGGCGGAACTGCTGCACGCGGATATGAACCAACCGCTGCGCGTACGTATCGATCGCGCCGCGCGCCGTCTGGCGGGTTATCGCTATGGCCGCCAGATTGCAGACGACTATATGCGTCTGCTGGGGCAAGGCGATCACCAGGTACAGCGCTGGCTGGAAGCCGAAAGCGACCCCCGTCTGACCGAAATTGTCGGTCAGCTTAATCACGTTGTTGAAGAGGCGCGTATCCGATGAGCGAAACGGTGGTGTTCAGTCAACTGAGCCGTAAATTTATTGATGAGAACGATGCGACGCCGTCTGAGGCGCAGCAGGTTGTCTATTACAGCCTGGCGATTGGCCACCACCTCGGGGTGATCGACTGCCTCGAAGCCGCGCTGACCTGCCCGTGGGATCAATATCTGGCATGGATTGCTACGCTGGAAGAGGGCAGCGTCGCGCGGCGCAAAATGGAAGGCGTGCCGAAGTACGGTGAAATCGTTATCGACAGTAATCACGTCTCTATGCTCGCGAACGCGTTTGATAAAGCGCGCGCAGGGCAAACGGCGCAGCAGAAGGAATGGAGCGAAGCGATGCTCGGCATGCTGCACGCGATATATCAGGAAAGTGCGATTTATTTGATGGTCCGGAGGCTTCGTGACTGACGTATTACTTTGCGTGGGCAACAGCATGATGGGCGACGATGGCGCAGGCCCGTTGCTCGCCGAAATGTGCGCCGCCGCGCCGAAAGGCAACTGGGTAGTGATTGACGGCGGCAGCGCGCCGGAAAACGACGTCTTCGCCATCCGCGAACTGCACCCGGAACGTCTGCTGATTGTCGATGCCACCGACATGGGGCTTAACCCTGGCGAGATCCGCATTATCGACCCGGACGACATCGCCGAGATGTTTATGATGACTACCCATAACATGCCGCTGAACTATCTGGTTGATCAGCTTAAAGAAGATGTTGGCGAGGTGATTTTCCTCGGCATTCAGCCGGATATTGTCGGCTTCTATTACCCGATGACCCAGGCGATTAAAGACGCGGTTGAGGTGGTTTATCAGAGGCTGGAGGGATGGGAAGGCAACGGCGGATTTGCGCAGTTAGAGGCCGAGGAGTAACAATGCCGGATGGCGGCTGCGCCTTATCCGGCCTACCAATCTATGCCATACCGTAGGCCGGATAAGCGTTAGCGCCATCCGGCACTGCTGTTACCCCAAATCTTCCCCGTTACTGGCAATCACCTTCTTATACCACCAGAACGATTTTTTGCGCGTGCGCGCCAGCGTGCCGTTGCCCGCGTCGTCACGGTCGACATAGACAAAACCGTACCGTTTGCTCATCTCGCCCGTCGAGGCCGCCACCAGGTCGATACAGCCCCAACTGGTGTAGCCGATAACCGGAATACCGTCGCCAATCGCTTCGCCCATCGCGCGAATATGTTCGCGCAGATAGCTGATGCGATAGTCGTCGTTAATCTCGCCCTGCGCGTTCACTTCATCTTTCGCA
Protein-coding regions in this window:
- the hycE gene encoding formate hydrogenlyase subunit HycE; this translates as MSEEKIGQHYLAALHQAFPGVVLDEAWQTKDQLTITVKVNYLPEVVEFLYYKQGGWLSVLFGNDERKLNGHYAVYYVLSMEQGTKCWVTVRVEVDANTLEYPSVTPRVPAAVWGEREVRDMYGLIPVGLPDERRLVLPDDWPDELYPLRKDSMDYRQRPAPTTDAETYEFINELGSKKNNVVPIGPLHVTSDEPGHFRLFVDGENIIDADYRLFYVHRGMEKLAETRMGYNEVTFLSDRVCGICGFAHSTAYTTSVENAMGIVVPERAQMIRAILLEVERLHSHLLNLGLACHFTGFDSGFMQFFRVRETSMKMAEILTGARKTYGLNLIGGIRRDLLKDDMIQTRQLAQQMRRDVQELVDVLLSTPNMEQRTVGIGRLDPEIARDFSNVGPMVRASGHARDTRADHPFVGYGLLPMEVHSEQGCDVISRLKVRINEVFTALNMIDFGLDNLPGGPLAVEGFTYIPHRFALGFAEAPRGDDIHWSMTGDNQKLYRWRCRAATYANWPTLRYMLRGNTVSDAPLIIGSLDPCYSCTDRMTVVDVRKKKSKVVPYKELERYSIERKNSPLK
- a CDS encoding formate hydrogenlyase complex iron-sulfur subunit, giving the protein MFTFIKKVIKTGTTTSSYPLEPLPVDKNFRGKPEHNPQQCVGCAACVNACPSNALTVETDLATNQLAWQFNLGRCIFCGRCEEVCPTAAIKLSQEYELAVWKKEDFLQQSRFDICNCRVCQRPFAVQKEIDYAIAILKHNGDSRAEKHRESFETCPECKRQKCLVPSDRIELTRHMKEAS
- a CDS encoding NADH-quinone oxidoreductase subunit B family protein — translated: MSALIGPRDDNGMPVPMTVEESIASMKTALLKNIKRSAYVYRVDCGGCNGCEIEIFATLSPLFDAERFGIKVVPSPRHADILLFTGAVTRAMRSPALRAWQSAPDPKICISYGACGNSGGIFHDLYCVWGGTDKIVPVDVYIPGCPPTPAATLYGFAMALGLLEQKIHARAPGELDAQPAELLHADMNQPLRVRIDRAARRLAGYRYGRQIADDYMRLLGQGDHQVQRWLEAESDPRLTEIVGQLNHVVEEARIR
- a CDS encoding formate hydrogenlyase maturation HycH family protein, translated to MSETVVFSQLSRKFIDENDATPSEAQQVVYYSLAIGHHLGVIDCLEAALTCPWDQYLAWIATLEEGSVARRKMEGVPKYGEIVIDSNHVSMLANAFDKARAGQTAQQKEWSEAMLGMLHAIYQESAIYLMVRRLRD
- the hycI gene encoding hydrogenase maturation peptidase HycI; this encodes MTDVLLCVGNSMMGDDGAGPLLAEMCAAAPKGNWVVIDGGSAPENDVFAIRELHPERLLIVDATDMGLNPGEIRIIDPDDIAEMFMMTTHNMPLNYLVDQLKEDVGEVIFLGIQPDIVGFYYPMTQAIKDAVEVVYQRLEGWEGNGGFAQLEAEE